One Triticum dicoccoides isolate Atlit2015 ecotype Zavitan chromosome 5B, WEW_v2.0, whole genome shotgun sequence genomic window carries:
- the LOC119307281 gene encoding probable mediator of RNA polymerase II transcription subunit 19b, producing the protein MDSDDKKFGKGPKELTGAVDLISQYKLQPHHDFFCKRPLPLAISDTHYLHNVVGDTEIRKGEGMELDQLVQNAYLRDKPPFIKTFDMETLGQAFQLRETAPVDLPSAEKGVPTISGKPKSESKDKEKKHKKHKDKDKDREHKKHKHRHKDRSKDKDKDKDKKKDKHHEKKRKHEGTEDSADVHKHKKSKHKSSKTDEMGNGLS; encoded by the exons atggattctgacgacaagaagtttGGCAAAG GACCTAAGGAGCTCACTGGTGCTGTTGATTTAATAAGTCAGTACAAATTGCAGCCGCACCATGATTTCTTCTGCAAGAGGCCTTTGCCACTTGCAATCTCAGATACACATTACCTTCACAATGTTGTGGGGGACACTGAAATTCGGAAAGGAGAAGGAATGGAGCTAGATCAACTCGTTCAGAATGCATACTTAAGGGATAAGCCTCCTTTTATTAAGACCTTTGATATGGAAACTCTGGGGCAAGCATTTCAGCTTCGTGAAACTGCTCCAGTAGATTTACCCTCT GCTGAAAAAGGTGTACCTACTATTTCGGGCAAACCGAAAAGTGAGTCCAAGGACAAAGagaaaaaacataaaaaacacaaagaCAAAGATAAAGACAGGGAGCATAAGAAGCACAAACATCGACATAAGGATCGGTCTAAAGACAAAGACAAGGACAAGGATAAGAAAAAGGATAAGCATCATGAGAAG AAAAGGAAGCATGAGGGGACGGAGGATTCGGCAGATGTGCATAAGCACAAAAAAAGCAAG CATAAGAGTTCCAAAACCGATGAGATGGGTAATGGACTTAGTTAG